From the genome of Sulfurovum riftiae, one region includes:
- a CDS encoding response regulator transcription factor: protein MSKILLLEDDANLNDTVTEFLEEEGYEVVSVYDGHEAQEKLYESKYDLLLFDINVPGIDGLELLKESREEGIVAPAIFITSMDSVDDLERGFKSGCDDYIRKPFALKELKIRVETLLKRGFFHEAKELIEIDDNIFYDSKNGELVVDGNTVSLGNKESRLLKLFVKKEGEVLAHERIYEHLWDYDEEPSDTALRTYIKNLRKIIGKERIVSIKKQGYKFTAKK from the coding sequence TTGTCTAAAATACTGCTGCTTGAAGATGATGCCAATCTTAACGACACGGTAACCGAGTTTCTTGAAGAGGAGGGTTATGAGGTCGTAAGTGTCTATGACGGCCACGAGGCACAGGAGAAGCTCTACGAGAGCAAATACGACCTTCTGCTGTTTGACATCAACGTACCGGGGATCGATGGTCTGGAACTGCTCAAAGAGAGCAGAGAAGAGGGGATTGTCGCACCGGCTATCTTCATTACTTCCATGGATTCGGTAGATGACCTTGAAAGAGGGTTCAAGAGCGGATGTGACGACTACATTCGCAAGCCGTTTGCACTCAAAGAGCTCAAGATCCGGGTAGAAACACTGCTGAAGCGCGGTTTCTTCCATGAGGCCAAAGAGCTCATAGAGATTGATGATAACATCTTTTATGACAGCAAGAATGGAGAACTTGTTGTTGACGGCAACACGGTCTCCCTTGGAAATAAGGAGTCACGTCTGCTCAAACTCTTTGTGAAGAAAGAGGGGGAGGTCCTGGCACACGAACGTATTTATGAACACCTCTGGGATTACGATGAAGAGCCAAGCGATACGGCACTTCGTACCTATATAAAGAATCTTCGAAAGATCATCGGCAAGGAAAGAATTGTTAGTATCAAAAAACAGGGATACAAATTCACTGCTAAGAAGTGA
- a CDS encoding sensor histidine kinase codes for MLVSKNRDTNSLLRSEKKSLLRFLALYTALVILLITLLSLFYYQSQEKLMFSDQRAELSKYAYIQTKRLKVLHYFFPEKTEYPRDPRFKSAIYDIEYKKIFSLLEDENVHFNEEIYITNRHIHFVKLLDTYYLGTKYLIIEVPEDHTWKTKAWKHIIGYGLLAFVLFMIFGLILARLFLKPMRDSIMLLDRFIKDTTHELNTPLSTILTNIEMMDTDIMVEKNKKKLNRINIAAKTVSQLYRDLTYLTLEQEQKDRKEEIELQGLISDRIEYFTALANTKQLHFELDMENVIIQADKQKITRVIDNLISNAIKYNKRGGIISVKLRIGRLEIIDTGIGIEEEKIPFIFDRYMRFNQSEGGFGVGLSIVKKILDEYHIKIEVHSELDKGTRIVLTW; via the coding sequence TTGTTAGTATCAAAAAACAGGGATACAAATTCACTGCTAAGAAGTGAGAAGAAATCTCTTTTAAGGTTTCTGGCACTCTATACGGCACTGGTGATCCTGCTTATCACACTGCTGTCACTCTTTTACTACCAGAGTCAGGAGAAGCTGATGTTCTCTGATCAGCGTGCCGAACTTTCCAAATATGCCTATATACAGACCAAAAGACTGAAAGTCCTGCACTATTTTTTCCCGGAAAAGACAGAATACCCCCGCGATCCAAGATTTAAATCGGCTATCTATGATATCGAATACAAAAAGATATTTTCCCTCCTTGAGGATGAGAATGTTCATTTCAATGAGGAGATCTATATCACCAACAGACATATCCATTTTGTCAAACTGCTCGATACCTATTATCTTGGTACGAAATATCTCATTATAGAAGTACCGGAAGACCATACATGGAAAACGAAAGCATGGAAACATATTATAGGGTACGGGCTTCTTGCTTTCGTGCTCTTTATGATCTTCGGACTCATTCTGGCCAGACTCTTCCTCAAGCCGATGAGAGATTCCATCATGCTGCTTGACCGTTTTATCAAAGATACGACACACGAGCTCAACACACCGCTCTCGACCATTCTGACGAATATAGAGATGATGGATACAGATATCATGGTGGAGAAGAATAAAAAGAAACTTAACCGTATCAATATTGCAGCCAAAACAGTTTCACAGCTCTACCGAGACCTGACCTACCTGACACTTGAACAGGAACAGAAGGATCGCAAAGAAGAGATAGAACTGCAGGGACTGATAAGTGACCGCATAGAGTACTTCACGGCACTTGCAAATACAAAGCAGCTGCATTTTGAACTTGACATGGAAAATGTGATCATACAGGCTGACAAACAGAAGATCACCCGTGTGATAGACAATCTCATTTCCAATGCGATCAAATACAATAAAAGAGGTGGTATCATCAGTGTCAAACTGCGTATAGGCAGACTGGAAATCATCGATACGGGTATAGGAATAGAAGAAGAGAAGATACCGTTTATCTTTGACAGATATATGCGCTTCAATCAGAGTGAAGGCGGTTTTGGTGTCGGTCTGAGCATCGTCAAGAAGATACTTGATGAATATCATATCAAAATAGAAGTTCATTCTGAACTTGACAAAGGAACAAGGATAGTGTTGACATGGTAA
- a CDS encoding cytochrome C, which produces MTKMTKVAVAALLGLAVVSTTASADVNKGKKIYMKKMKSKCGFSGAKFATKHTQGEWEKIKGAGKFAEEAAKICPGLKLKDKYINDVYDFAHEYASDSGNVPSC; this is translated from the coding sequence ATGACAAAAATGACTAAAGTAGCAGTTGCTGCACTTCTGGGTTTGGCTGTAGTTTCTACAACTGCATCTGCAGATGTAAACAAAGGTAAGAAGATCTACATGAAGAAAATGAAATCCAAATGTGGTTTCTCAGGTGCAAAATTCGCTACAAAGCACACTCAGGGTGAGTGGGAGAAGATCAAAGGTGCCGGTAAATTCGCAGAGGAAGCAGCAAAGATCTGTCCAGGCCTTAAATTGAAAGACAAATACATCAATGATGTATATGACTTTGCACACGAGTATGCATCTGATTCAGGTAACGTACCAAGCTGCTAA
- a CDS encoding c-type cytochrome → MKKIAIAMLFAGSTLLMADAAATYAKCAGCHGQNGEKAALGKSAIIKGQDAAKTVEQLKGYKAGTLNQHGMGALMKGQVASLSDADIQAVADHIAAMK, encoded by the coding sequence ATGAAAAAAATCGCAATCGCAATGTTATTCGCTGGATCAACACTACTTATGGCAGACGCTGCTGCTACATACGCTAAATGTGCAGGATGCCACGGACAAAATGGTGAAAAAGCTGCTCTTGGCAAGTCTGCTATCATCAAAGGTCAGGATGCTGCTAAAACAGTAGAGCAACTCAAAGGTTACAAAGCAGGTACGCTTAACCAACACGGAATGGGTGCTCTTATGAAAGGTCAGGTTGCTTCTTTGAGCGATGCTGATATTCAGGCAGTAGCAGATCATATCGCTGCAATGAAGTAA
- a CDS encoding proton-conducting transporter membrane subunit yields the protein MHMFQFDTLSMVFTALIFLGVIPNLFYSHGYLPHIERKAHYQLHYFAFVISMIGVVVSANALMFLLFWELMSLTSWQLILTEAKEKKTIDAASFYFIMTHFGFVFLLLFFLIVSDGDLEMGFSAMHTVSMKFAYPTLLFFFLLLGFLSKAGAVPLHVWLPYAHPEAPSPVSALMSGVMLKVAIYGMFRFLFDVLYPWPLEWGIVILVIGALSSLVGVLYALSEHDIKALLANHSIENIGIILMGFGMGMIFESMHLQVLSSFAFIAALFHTFNHMSFKSLLFMGAGSVLHQTHTKNIEKYGGLIKSMPVTALTFLLASISISALPPTNGFLSEWMIFQSMLSSSHLDNMSLKLAIPFAIFALAMTGGLAIACFVKAYGITFLGLHRSSNAKYAHEVNGLMRTGMLLMAAVVISLMLFTPFYIGWFDKVLVQAGHLSAYAKIFPEGIWHMHSAGMHGGVVSPLILLAALIGITGLMMFAYRALRVKERIHRTWGCGYRTSAKTQYTATGFAGPIRRFFNWLYKPDEHFVKETVAGHKSKFSTSHYEVHVTPLFEKTLYRSVSKAANAISYWVYRLAHFEQTRYAAMIFNLMLLVLFSYRIFAHTFSWATFVLEGIVMIISIKVLIIGEKR from the coding sequence ATGCATATGTTTCAGTTTGACACCCTTTCCATGGTTTTTACGGCACTGATCTTTCTGGGGGTGATACCAAACCTTTTTTATTCGCACGGATATCTTCCGCACATAGAGAGAAAAGCACATTATCAGCTGCACTATTTTGCGTTTGTTATCTCCATGATCGGTGTGGTCGTCTCTGCAAATGCGCTAATGTTTCTGCTGTTTTGGGAACTGATGAGTTTGACAAGCTGGCAGTTGATCCTGACTGAAGCCAAAGAGAAAAAGACTATAGATGCGGCCAGCTTTTACTTCATTATGACTCATTTCGGATTTGTATTTTTGCTGCTCTTTTTCCTGATTGTAAGTGATGGTGATCTGGAAATGGGGTTTTCTGCCATGCATACAGTCTCAATGAAGTTTGCTTACCCGACACTGCTTTTTTTCTTTCTGCTCCTTGGTTTTTTGAGCAAAGCCGGAGCAGTACCGTTGCATGTATGGCTTCCGTATGCACATCCTGAGGCTCCTTCCCCAGTATCGGCACTGATGAGCGGTGTCATGCTTAAAGTTGCTATTTACGGTATGTTTCGCTTCCTGTTTGATGTACTGTACCCCTGGCCTCTTGAATGGGGGATCGTTATTTTGGTCATTGGGGCACTCTCTTCACTGGTTGGTGTATTGTATGCTTTGAGTGAACACGATATTAAGGCACTTCTTGCCAATCACTCTATTGAAAATATCGGTATTATCCTTATGGGCTTTGGGATGGGAATGATCTTTGAGAGTATGCATCTGCAGGTATTGAGTTCATTTGCTTTTATTGCCGCACTGTTCCATACCTTTAACCATATGAGTTTCAAGTCGCTGCTGTTCATGGGTGCAGGGTCTGTACTCCATCAGACACATACGAAAAATATTGAAAAGTACGGAGGGCTCATCAAATCAATGCCGGTAACGGCACTGACCTTTCTGCTTGCTTCTATTTCCATATCGGCATTACCGCCGACGAACGGATTTTTAAGTGAGTGGATGATCTTTCAGTCGATGCTCAGCTCCAGCCATCTTGACAATATGTCGCTTAAGCTGGCGATCCCTTTTGCCATTTTTGCCCTGGCGATGACGGGAGGACTCGCAATCGCCTGTTTTGTCAAAGCATATGGCATTACCTTTTTGGGTTTGCATAGAAGCAGTAATGCCAAATATGCTCATGAAGTCAACGGTCTGATGCGCACGGGAATGCTTCTGATGGCAGCAGTGGTCATCTCTTTGATGCTTTTTACACCGTTCTATATAGGCTGGTTTGACAAGGTCCTTGTGCAGGCCGGCCATCTTTCTGCCTATGCGAAGATCTTCCCTGAAGGGATCTGGCATATGCACTCTGCAGGTATGCATGGCGGTGTGGTCTCTCCGCTTATCCTGCTTGCCGCACTGATAGGTATTACAGGGCTTATGATGTTTGCCTACAGAGCATTGCGTGTCAAAGAACGGATACACCGTACCTGGGGATGCGGCTACCGTACTTCGGCAAAAACACAGTACACTGCTACCGGCTTTGCCGGGCCTATCCGGAGATTTTTTAACTGGCTCTACAAGCCTGATGAACATTTTGTCAAAGAGACAGTGGCGGGGCATAAAAGCAAATTCAGCACATCCCATTATGAGGTCCATGTTACACCTTTGTTTGAAAAAACACTCTATCGCAGTGTATCCAAAGCCGCCAATGCGATCAGCTACTGGGTCTATCGTTTGGCGCATTTCGAGCAGACACGGTATGCGGCGATGATCTTCAACCTGATGCTGTTGGTACTGTTCAGTTACCGGATCTTTGCCCATACATTCTCCTGGGCAACATTTGTGCTTGAGGGGATCGTTATGATCATTTCCATCAAAGTATTGATCATAGGAGAGAAAAGATGA
- a CDS encoding respiratory chain complex I subunit 1 family protein, with protein MTAYVLTIVFLLLLAPLLLSFIKMIKMILLFKKPVSIFQGYRNFSKLMEKETIISEESSSMTRYAPFLVLSPLLVTMFFLPPVVQGAFYVSFVDAFTITGLISLSTFFLMLLGLDSASAFGGMGSSREAFIAALVEPAMVLTIFSVSMMAGDLGVGQAGVNLAAHFPKEHMASFLFAGISFYILLLAENGRIPIDNPETHLELTMVHEAMILDLTGIYLALVESASSVKFVIFASLFVSLFVPFGLEYAAPVAGFLFVLKLFAVALSVAILEVSTAKLRLFKVPNLLGIAIVFAFLSLITFYVLGA; from the coding sequence ATGACTGCCTATGTTTTAACAATTGTATTTTTGCTTCTGTTGGCACCTTTGCTGCTTTCATTCATCAAGATGATCAAGATGATCCTGCTCTTTAAAAAGCCTGTTTCGATCTTTCAGGGATACAGAAATTTCTCAAAACTGATGGAAAAAGAGACAATCATTTCGGAAGAATCCAGCAGTATGACCCGTTATGCTCCCTTCTTGGTGCTTTCACCTCTTTTGGTAACGATGTTTTTCCTGCCTCCTGTGGTGCAGGGTGCTTTTTATGTGAGTTTTGTGGATGCGTTTACCATTACAGGACTTATTTCACTCTCGACATTTTTTTTAATGCTGTTGGGATTGGACAGTGCCAGTGCCTTTGGAGGGATGGGCAGTTCGCGAGAAGCGTTTATCGCAGCGCTGGTCGAACCGGCTATGGTGTTGACCATTTTCAGTGTCTCAATGATGGCTGGAGACCTGGGAGTAGGACAGGCCGGTGTCAATCTGGCAGCCCATTTCCCCAAAGAGCATATGGCCAGTTTTCTCTTTGCAGGTATCAGTTTCTATATTTTGCTCCTGGCGGAGAACGGACGCATTCCCATAGACAACCCCGAAACACATTTGGAACTGACAATGGTGCATGAGGCGATGATTTTGGATCTTACCGGTATCTATCTGGCTTTGGTCGAGAGTGCATCCTCTGTGAAGTTCGTTATTTTTGCTTCACTTTTCGTGTCACTTTTTGTGCCGTTCGGATTGGAATATGCAGCACCGGTTGCAGGGTTCCTATTTGTCCTTAAGCTATTTGCCGTGGCACTGAGTGTGGCCATTTTGGAGGTCAGTACTGCCAAGCTGCGACTTTTCAAAGTCCCCAATCTACTGGGGATTGCCATTGTCTTTGCTTTCTTGTCACTCATCACATTTTATGTACTGGGAGCCTGA
- a CDS encoding hydrogenase — protein MVDFLIGLFLASLITALFTTRLYRLLLWYSMNSLMLGLLALFIGRELNDTSMLITGIATILIKAVGIPYFFKRMSQKFHFVRQIIPEIKVQYAIMLIPAILVFTFYLADPITHMMHGNANYVAISISSLFLSLLLMMEHRNVAPKIIGFLSMENALFLLGITATDGMPMLVELGIFFDLLMAIVVINLLFHKEEANL, from the coding sequence ATGGTAGATTTTCTTATTGGACTGTTTTTGGCTTCACTGATCACTGCACTGTTCACGACACGGCTTTACAGGCTGCTTTTATGGTATTCTATGAACTCTTTGATGTTGGGGCTTCTGGCACTGTTCATCGGAAGAGAACTGAACGATACTTCAATGCTCATCACCGGTATTGCGACCATTCTTATCAAAGCAGTGGGTATTCCCTATTTCTTTAAACGCATGAGTCAGAAATTCCATTTTGTACGTCAGATCATACCTGAGATCAAAGTACAGTATGCCATTATGCTCATCCCCGCTATTCTCGTATTTACCTTTTATCTTGCCGACCCTATTACCCATATGATGCACGGCAATGCCAATTATGTCGCTATCAGTATCTCTTCACTGTTCCTCTCTCTGTTGCTGATGATGGAGCACCGTAATGTCGCTCCCAAGATCATCGGCTTTTTGAGTATGGAAAATGCACTGTTTCTGTTGGGGATCACGGCTACGGACGGTATGCCGATGCTGGTGGAACTTGGTATTTTCTTTGACCTGCTGATGGCGATCGTAGTGATCAATCTGCTTTTCCACAAAGAGGAGGCAAACCTATGA
- a CDS encoding proton-conducting transporter membrane subunit, with the protein MMLTFLLLPAIIMFIVSFFKNRKAKFLLPVSSFAILLPIIKLFILPKPYAILGSYLVADKLDTYILLVSSIVGIGVTLALLTLDRHVKVSAHAYSRFYRFFAIFWIGLIFSILANHMGIYWIGLELATLSTVYMIKTNHTPAAHKEAWNYMIVGAIAISLVLFGIILMYASAKPILGEDAMQFDLLLQHAKEIPSPFLFEMGFAIATVGMFVKMGFFPMNLWLANIERASFYPVAALFSGILESAVIVGFFRFSEVAAEVNYSHLFMFVFVYTLLTIFIVSFLIFRAKDFMRLFSLSGIEHMALIALFWVSGGTFAALLHFGAHAFLKPALFLSTGVLESNGKYRIAGALRGYSGKKGTLFWFLVSLFLLAIISLPPSPMFFSELYGFGAMIENAKESDHMLVMITAVLLLLILLSVIFYRFVAIYQSMKYEGETHTKKVYASELFALVLFALSLLALLLPDSMAYLRSIV; encoded by the coding sequence ATGATGTTGACATTTCTTCTATTACCCGCGATCATTATGTTCATTGTCAGTTTTTTCAAAAACAGAAAGGCAAAGTTTCTGCTTCCGGTCAGTTCCTTTGCCATACTGCTTCCGATCATCAAACTCTTCATATTGCCTAAACCCTATGCTATCCTGGGCAGTTATCTGGTCGCAGATAAACTTGATACCTATATTTTACTGGTTTCCTCCATTGTCGGTATCGGGGTGACTCTGGCTCTTTTGACACTAGACAGGCATGTCAAAGTTTCGGCACATGCCTACAGCCGTTTTTATCGTTTTTTTGCCATTTTCTGGATCGGACTTATCTTTTCCATTTTGGCAAACCATATGGGGATCTACTGGATCGGACTGGAACTTGCAACACTGTCTACCGTCTATATGATCAAGACCAACCATACTCCTGCTGCACATAAGGAAGCATGGAACTATATGATCGTCGGTGCTATCGCCATTTCTCTGGTTCTCTTTGGGATCATTCTGATGTATGCCAGTGCCAAACCCATTCTGGGAGAAGATGCCATGCAGTTCGATCTGCTGCTGCAGCATGCGAAGGAAATCCCTTCTCCCTTTTTGTTCGAGATGGGGTTCGCCATTGCTACGGTTGGTATGTTCGTCAAGATGGGCTTTTTTCCCATGAATCTTTGGCTGGCTAATATTGAAAGAGCGTCGTTCTATCCAGTGGCAGCACTCTTCAGCGGTATTTTGGAAAGTGCAGTGATCGTCGGGTTTTTTCGTTTCAGTGAAGTCGCTGCCGAAGTAAATTATTCGCATCTGTTCATGTTTGTTTTTGTCTATACGCTGCTGACCATCTTCATTGTCTCCTTTCTGATCTTCCGAGCGAAGGATTTCATGCGTCTCTTTTCACTTTCCGGGATAGAACACATGGCGCTCATAGCCCTTTTTTGGGTCAGCGGAGGTACCTTCGCAGCACTGTTGCATTTTGGTGCACATGCCTTTTTGAAGCCGGCACTTTTCCTCTCTACGGGGGTGTTGGAGTCAAATGGTAAATACCGTATTGCCGGAGCATTGCGCGGATACAGCGGTAAAAAAGGTACACTGTTCTGGTTTCTTGTCTCTCTTTTCCTTTTGGCGATCATCTCGCTGCCGCCCAGTCCGATGTTCTTCAGTGAACTCTACGGGTTCGGTGCGATGATAGAGAATGCCAAAGAGAGTGATCATATGCTTGTAATGATCACAGCGGTACTTTTGCTTCTGATCCTGCTCTCGGTGATCTTTTACCGTTTTGTTGCGATCTACCAGTCAATGAAGTATGAGGGAGAAACACATACCAAAAAAGTGTATGCCAGTGAACTGTTCGCCCTGGTCCTTTTTGCCCTTTCTCTTCTGGCACTGCTTTTACCGGATTCTATGGCATATTTAAGGAGTATAGTATGA
- a CDS encoding NADH-quinone oxidoreductase subunit C yields MRLIARYAKELEKAFEIITVYEGEMQREQVDKESPIIKTLAKQHPSAIWFERKMHDDFGIIIEDTFDKRPLVHQERFPKDTHPLIKDFQDKTLKEAAYLPYKYEEISGDGVFQVAVGPIHAGIIEPGHFQFSQAGEEMLHLEVRHFYKNRGIEKMLEGKTLMDAKPVIERISGNESIAYQLCWRDIVLQASRQELPLSLQKRHAFLLELERVIHHLTDLGFIPNDAGFGAALAYASKLAEDARRLMQTLTHHRFGFGGITFENTDIDLVPMQKWIGKMQENVLDFETWIMDIPSLWDRFDTTGTLSFKKAVKYDTVGVVARASGIAMDRRATLFYLEHGFVMAHETGGDVAARFKLRLAEVKNSLAMMSNFLEEDDTQMEIHTLQDGEYMSFCESSIGELFMAVDIKEGLIERFVVRDPSFVNWQALHIMMQKDIIADFPLINKSCDLSYAGNDL; encoded by the coding sequence ATGAGACTCATTGCAAGGTATGCAAAAGAGCTTGAAAAGGCATTTGAGATCATCACTGTTTATGAAGGTGAAATGCAAAGAGAGCAGGTTGACAAGGAATCTCCCATCATTAAAACACTGGCAAAACAGCACCCCTCTGCCATCTGGTTTGAGCGAAAAATGCATGATGATTTTGGTATCATTATTGAAGATACTTTTGATAAACGCCCATTAGTGCATCAGGAGAGATTTCCTAAAGATACACATCCTCTGATAAAAGATTTTCAGGACAAAACGCTGAAAGAAGCTGCGTATCTTCCCTATAAATACGAAGAGATATCCGGTGATGGTGTTTTTCAGGTAGCTGTAGGTCCTATTCATGCAGGTATTATTGAGCCTGGACATTTTCAGTTTTCACAGGCAGGGGAAGAGATGCTTCATCTTGAAGTGAGACATTTTTACAAGAACCGCGGTATAGAGAAGATGCTTGAGGGGAAAACTTTGATGGATGCCAAGCCCGTTATCGAACGTATCAGTGGTAATGAAAGTATCGCCTATCAACTCTGCTGGCGTGATATTGTACTTCAAGCCTCAAGGCAGGAGTTGCCTCTGTCTTTGCAAAAACGGCATGCTTTTTTGCTTGAGCTCGAACGTGTGATACATCACTTGACCGATCTGGGGTTTATTCCCAATGATGCCGGATTCGGTGCGGCACTTGCCTACGCTTCCAAACTGGCAGAGGATGCGAGACGTCTGATGCAAACATTGACGCATCACCGTTTTGGTTTTGGTGGCATCACATTCGAAAATACAGACATAGATCTTGTTCCCATGCAGAAGTGGATCGGGAAGATGCAGGAGAATGTACTGGATTTTGAAACGTGGATCATGGATATTCCTTCTTTGTGGGACAGGTTTGATACAACGGGTACGCTCTCTTTTAAAAAAGCTGTAAAATACGATACTGTCGGGGTCGTTGCCCGTGCCTCCGGTATAGCCATGGACAGAAGAGCGACACTCTTCTATCTGGAACATGGATTTGTGATGGCACATGAAACGGGTGGTGATGTTGCTGCAAGGTTCAAGCTTCGGCTGGCAGAAGTAAAAAACTCTCTTGCCATGATGAGTAACTTTTTGGAAGAGGACGACACGCAAATGGAGATCCACACATTACAGGATGGTGAATATATGAGTTTTTGTGAAAGCTCCATTGGGGAGCTTTTTATGGCAGTCGATATCAAAGAGGGGCTAATAGAACGTTTTGTTGTCAGGGACCCCAGTTTTGTTAATTGGCAGGCTTTGCATATTATGATGCAAAAAGACATTATTGCCGATTTCCCACTGATCAACAAAAGTTGTGATCTCAGCTATGCGGGGAATGATCTATGA
- a CDS encoding NADH-quinone oxidoreductase subunit B family protein, which yields MIQFWNKRIKLGILTENPEHDEAFKLIQKEIKERVKKKFAGSLAIRMVDSGSCNACEAECNALSNPYYDLERLGIYFVASPRHADVMLLSGLMTFNMTPHVFDAYRQMPEPKWIITLGECPAMKSPFENSFAINAPAEDHLPITHHIPGCPPEPKEIIEGLLAFLRKI from the coding sequence ATGATTCAATTCTGGAATAAACGAATAAAGCTCGGTATACTGACTGAAAACCCTGAACATGATGAAGCGTTCAAATTGATACAAAAAGAGATCAAAGAGAGAGTCAAAAAAAAGTTTGCAGGTTCTCTGGCGATCCGTATGGTTGACAGCGGCAGCTGCAATGCCTGTGAAGCAGAGTGCAATGCACTCTCAAATCCCTATTATGACCTGGAGCGACTTGGCATCTACTTTGTGGCAAGTCCCCGCCATGCGGATGTGATGCTGCTTAGCGGATTGATGACCTTTAATATGACACCGCATGTATTCGATGCCTACAGACAAATGCCTGAGCCAAAATGGATTATTACATTGGGAGAGTGTCCTGCAATGAAAAGCCCGTTTGAGAACTCCTTTGCTATAAATGCTCCGGCAGAAGATCATCTTCCTATTACCCATCATATTCCAGGCTGTCCTCCTGAACCCAAAGAAATTATTGAGGGATTACTTGCATTTTTGAGAAAGATATAG
- a CDS encoding TraR/DksA family transcriptional regulator, producing the protein MTTDQKQAFKKIIEKEISILTKEIKIIRSAVYPEKGKGPSDKVAHISFKQEQHIHLQRYDEARKRLNRLKTAYLKIDTPEYGICKECEEPIPVERLKLIPESLYCVSCMNEFQLG; encoded by the coding sequence GTGACAACCGATCAGAAGCAGGCATTTAAAAAGATCATAGAGAAAGAAATAAGCATCCTGACAAAGGAAATAAAGATAATCAGGTCTGCTGTTTACCCCGAAAAAGGGAAAGGGCCCTCTGACAAGGTCGCACATATCAGTTTTAAACAGGAACAGCATATCCATCTCCAAAGATATGATGAAGCGAGAAAACGCCTCAATCGTCTCAAAACGGCTTATTTGAAGATCGATACTCCTGAATACGGAATATGCAAAGAGTGTGAAGAGCCCATCCCCGTCGAAAGGCTCAAACTGATTCCTGAATCTCTGTACTGTGTATCTTGCATGAACGAATTTCAACTGGGGTAA